The following are encoded in a window of Cygnus olor isolate bCygOlo1 chromosome 21, bCygOlo1.pri.v2, whole genome shotgun sequence genomic DNA:
- the PRKCZ gene encoding protein kinase C zeta type isoform X2, translating to MKEMYPKNPDESIYRRGARRWRKLYRVNGHLFQAKRFNRRAYCGQCSERIWGLGRQGYKCINCKLLVHKRCHILVPLTCKRHMDSVMPSQEPQLDDKNDEVDLPSEEADGIPYIPSNRKHDSIKDDSEDIKPVIDGMDGIKISQGLGLQDFDLIRVIGRGSYAKVLLVRLKKNDQIYAMKVVKKELVHDDEDIDWVQTEKHVFEQASSNPFLVGLHSCFQTTSRLFLVIEYVNGGDLMFHMQRQRKLPEEHARFYAAEICIALNFLHERGIIYRDLKLDNVLLDAEGHIKLTDYGMCKEGLGPGDTTSTFCGTPNYIAPEILRGEEYGFSVDWWALGVLMFEMMAGRSPFDIITDNPDMNTEDYLFQVILEKPIRIPRFLSVKASHVLKGFLNKDPKERLGCQPQTGFSDIKSHTFFRSIDWDLLEKKQATPPFQPQITDDYGLDNFDTQFTSEPVQLTPDDEDIIKRIDQSEFEGFEYINPLLLSTEETV from the exons AGAGCATACTGTGGCCAGTGCAGCGAAAGGATATGGGGTCTCGGAAGGCAAGGCTACAAGTGTATCAACTGCAAATTGTTGGTCCATAAACGTTGTCATATACTTGTTCCACTGACCTGCAAAAGGCATATG GATTCGGTCATGCCTTCCCAGGAACCTCAATTAGATGATAAAAATGATGAAGTTGACCTCCCTTCAGAAGAAGCTGATGGAA TTCCCTACATTCCTTCAAACAGGAAACATGACAGCATTAAAGACGACTCTGag GATATCAAACCAGTCATTGATGGGATGGATGGAATTAAGATTTCTCAGGGGCTTGGACTACAGGACTTTGATTTAATCAGAGTTATTGGACGTGGAAGCTATGCCAAAGTTCTTTTAGTTCGATTAAAAAAGAATGATCAAATTTACGCTATGAAAGTAGTGAAAAAAGAATTGGTCCATGACGATGAG GATATTGATTGGGTACAGACAGAGAAACATGTGTTTGAACAGGCATCCAGTAACCCATTCCTAGTTGGTTTACATTCATGCTTTCAAACAACAAGTCG ATTATTTCTTGTCATAGAATATGTAAATGGGGGAGATCTTATGTTTCATATGCAACGGCAAAGAAAGCTTCCTGAAGAACACGCAAG GTTTTATGCTGCTGAAATTTGTATTGCTCTAAACTTTCTACACGAAAGAGGCATAATCTACAGAGACTTAAAACTAGACAATGTTCTTCTGGATGCGGAGGGTCATATCAAATTAACAGATTATGGCATGTGCAAG GAAGGATTGGGCCCTGGTGACACTACAAGCACTTTCTGTGGAACACCAAATTATATTGCACCAGAGATCCTAAGGGGAGAAGAATATG ggTTCAGCGTGGATTGGTGGGCTCTTGGCGTGTTGATGTTTGAAATGATGGCAGGAAGGTCTCCATTTGATATCATTACTGACAATCCAGACATGAACACTGAAGATTACCTCTTCCAAg TTATTCTTGAGAAGCCAATCCGGATTCCAAGGTTTCTTTCTGTCAAGGCCTCCCATGtgttaaaaggatttttaaacaAG gaTCCCAAAGAAAGGCTTGGTTGTCAGCCACAAACAGGATTTTCTGATATCAAGTCTCATACGTTTTTCCGCAGCATAGACTGGGATCtg ctggaaaagaagcaagcaaCCCCTCCATTTCAGCCTCAGATCACAGATGATTATGGCTTGGACAACTTTGATACACAGTTTACCAGCGAACCTGTGCAGCTAACCCCAGATGATga agatatAATAAAACGAATAGATCAGTCAGAATTTGAAGGATTTGAATACATTAATCCATTGTTGCTATCAACAGAAGAAACGGTATGA
- the PRKCZ gene encoding protein kinase C zeta type isoform X3, with translation MDSVMPSQEPQLDDKNDEVDLPSEEADGIPYIPSNRKHDSIKDDSEDIKPVIDGMDGIKISQGLGLQDFDLIRVIGRGSYAKVLLVRLKKNDQIYAMKVVKKELVHDDEDIDWVQTEKHVFEQASSNPFLVGLHSCFQTTSRLFLVIEYVNGGDLMFHMQRQRKLPEEHARFYAAEICIALNFLHERGIIYRDLKLDNVLLDAEGHIKLTDYGMCKEGLGPGDTTSTFCGTPNYIAPEILRGEEYGFSVDWWALGVLMFEMMAGRSPFDIITDNPDMNTEDYLFQVILEKPIRIPRFLSVKASHVLKGFLNKDPKERLGCQPQTGFSDIKSHTFFRSIDWDLLEKKQATPPFQPQITDDYGLDNFDTQFTSEPVQLTPDDEDIIKRIDQSEFEGFEYINPLLLSTEETV, from the exons ATG GATTCGGTCATGCCTTCCCAGGAACCTCAATTAGATGATAAAAATGATGAAGTTGACCTCCCTTCAGAAGAAGCTGATGGAA TTCCCTACATTCCTTCAAACAGGAAACATGACAGCATTAAAGACGACTCTGag GATATCAAACCAGTCATTGATGGGATGGATGGAATTAAGATTTCTCAGGGGCTTGGACTACAGGACTTTGATTTAATCAGAGTTATTGGACGTGGAAGCTATGCCAAAGTTCTTTTAGTTCGATTAAAAAAGAATGATCAAATTTACGCTATGAAAGTAGTGAAAAAAGAATTGGTCCATGACGATGAG GATATTGATTGGGTACAGACAGAGAAACATGTGTTTGAACAGGCATCCAGTAACCCATTCCTAGTTGGTTTACATTCATGCTTTCAAACAACAAGTCG ATTATTTCTTGTCATAGAATATGTAAATGGGGGAGATCTTATGTTTCATATGCAACGGCAAAGAAAGCTTCCTGAAGAACACGCAAG GTTTTATGCTGCTGAAATTTGTATTGCTCTAAACTTTCTACACGAAAGAGGCATAATCTACAGAGACTTAAAACTAGACAATGTTCTTCTGGATGCGGAGGGTCATATCAAATTAACAGATTATGGCATGTGCAAG GAAGGATTGGGCCCTGGTGACACTACAAGCACTTTCTGTGGAACACCAAATTATATTGCACCAGAGATCCTAAGGGGAGAAGAATATG ggTTCAGCGTGGATTGGTGGGCTCTTGGCGTGTTGATGTTTGAAATGATGGCAGGAAGGTCTCCATTTGATATCATTACTGACAATCCAGACATGAACACTGAAGATTACCTCTTCCAAg TTATTCTTGAGAAGCCAATCCGGATTCCAAGGTTTCTTTCTGTCAAGGCCTCCCATGtgttaaaaggatttttaaacaAG gaTCCCAAAGAAAGGCTTGGTTGTCAGCCACAAACAGGATTTTCTGATATCAAGTCTCATACGTTTTTCCGCAGCATAGACTGGGATCtg ctggaaaagaagcaagcaaCCCCTCCATTTCAGCCTCAGATCACAGATGATTATGGCTTGGACAACTTTGATACACAGTTTACCAGCGAACCTGTGCAGCTAACCCCAGATGATga agatatAATAAAACGAATAGATCAGTCAGAATTTGAAGGATTTGAATACATTAATCCATTGTTGCTATCAACAGAAGAAACGGTATGA